AGACCGAAAGCCACCACAGCGGAAAAGACGATGCCGATGACCGTATCCGAGGAAAGGGCGCTGCCCCGGCGCACGGCCATGACGGCCAGTCCCACCAGCACGCCGAACGCAGGCATGGACCAGTGCGGATCCACGGACAGGAGCAGGCCCAGGGCCACACCGGCAAAGGCCGAGTGCCCGATGGCATCGGAAAAGAAGGCCATACGGAAGGAGATGACCTCCACGCCCAGGGCCGCCGTCATGGGCATGAGCAGCAGGACGGCCATCAGGGCCTGCTGCATGAACCCCAGCTTGAGGCAGTCCAGCGGCAGCAGGGAAAACACATGACAGATGGAGGAGATATCAGGCATGGCGCTGCCCCCTGTCTTTCCTGCCCGAAGGGGCCATGCGCAGGGCGTGGCACAGGGCGCCGCACTTGTCGCAGGCGGCTTCAGGGTGTTCGCACTGGTTGGGATAAAGATGGATGGGCACGCCGAACAGCTTCATCAGGGTAGGGGCCAGCAATGTCTGCTGGGGCGGTCCCTGGGCGATGATTTTTTTGTTCAGCCCGATGACGTGATCGGCGTAATGGGCCGCCAGGGGCAGGTTATGGGTCACCATGAGCTGGGTGAAGCCCTGCTGCCGCCGGGCAGCGTCAAGGACTTCCCAGAAAAGGCGCTCTCCCTGGAAATCGACCCCCGCAGCAGGCTCGTCCAGCAGCAGGATCTCGGGTTCGCGGGCCAGCGCAGCCGCCAGCAGGACGCGGCGCAGCTCCCCGCCGGAAAGATCGCTCATGCGGCGCCGGATAAGGTGTTCCGCATGGACGGGCGCCAGCGCCGTACGGGCACGCCGGGAGGCGCTGCCCTTGATGCCGAGCCAGAGGGGACGGCGCTGATGCCCCAGAGAGAGGAATTCGGCCACGGTCAGGGGCAGGGCGCTGTCCATCTGCAGGTTTTGCGGCACATAGGCCAGGCGCGGCCGGCCGTTGCGTCCCTGCATGCGGATCTCGCCGGTATAGGCGATCTCGTCGATGATGCAGTGCAGCAGGGTGCTTTTCCCGGCACCATTGGGGCCGACCAGAACCGTGCTGCTTCCCTGGGGGATGGCAGCGGAAATGTCCTGCAGGATATGGAGATCCCCGCGGCGGACGTCCACATGGGCGATGGTGATGGCGGCAGCCTGATCAGCGGGAGAGGGCATCTTCAAGGATCTGGCAGTTGTTGCGCATTTGCTGTTCAAAGTAGTCCGCAGGAGCATTCTCCGGTCCTGATGCCACGGAATCCAGCCGGATGACGGGGATGCCCGTCTCGGCGGCCAGCGTTTCCAGGGGGCGGGGCGAGAACTGGGGCTCGCCTATGAGCAGGACGGGCCGCTCTTTCCTGATATGGTCAATGCACTCCAGCAGCCTGGCGGCGGAGGGGGCCTGTTCTTCGTTTTCCTGCAGGACATCCATGACGTGCAGGCCGGCGGAACGCATCATGTAGGCCAGGGAATCGTGCTGCAGCAGTACGCAGGCGCCGGGGTGGGCGGCACCCAGGGCAGCAAGCCGTTTTTCCAGATCCAGCAGATTCTTTTGCAGGGCAGCCGCATTGGTCCGAATGGTCGCCGTCTGTTTCGGGCAGGCGCGGATCAGGACTTCGGCCATGCTTCCGGCCATCTGGGCGGCGGCGGCAGGAGAAGTGAAGATATGCGGGTTGGCATCATGCGGATGGTCGTGCCCTTCCTCCTCATGGCCGGAGCGGCCGGCAAGCAGGGCGATTCCCTGACTGCAGTCGGCCTTGCGGGCGTCCGCCTGGGCCAGCGCCGGCGCGAAGGCCGCTTCCAGCCCCAGACCGTTCATCAGGATCACGTCCGCAGTGGCGACCTTGGTCAGATCGGCCGGGGTCGGCGCATAGTCATGCGGGCAGCCGGTGGCGGCGGGGATGAGCAGGTCGAGCCGGACATTTTCCAGTCCGGCCACCAGGGGACGGGCCAGTTGCCAGACAGGATATGTCGTGGCCAGAACGTGGACGGGCCGGGAGGCCGCCTGCGCGGGCAGGCCCAGCAGCGAGAGGAGGGCCAGGATCAGGAGGCTTGCAGCCGTTCGAGAGCTGTGCCGGGGTGCGAGTGCGTGCATAGGATAAATCCGAAAATGATTTTCAAAAAGCCTAGTAAAGAACTTAGCTGTCTGTCAACCACAGACTTGCCAGCCTCTCCGGCGGGCATTATGCTGGCAGGAAGACATCTTGGCAAGGCCTTTTGTGGCCGCCAGTGGCAGGAGGGAACGTGGTACGGATCGCCGGTGTCGTTTTGGCGGGGGGGCGTTCCCGGCGCATGGGCCGGGACAAGAGCCTGTTGCGTCTGGGCGGGGAGAGGGCCCCGACCCTGCTGGAACGGAGCCTGGCCGTACTGCGGCCGCTGTGCGCGCCGGTCTGGGTATCGTGCCGGACAGGGCAGACGTTTGCCGGCCAGTGTTGCGTGCAGGACATATTGCCGGTTTCCGGCCCCATCTGCGGTGTCCATGCGGCGCTGGTCCGTGCCCGTGCGGGGGGGATTCCGGCGGTGCTGGTGCTTTCGTGCGACATGCCGTTCATGCATACGGCGATGCTGCGGCGGCTGGTGACGGCAGCGGCCGCCTCTCCCCCAGAGGCCCTGATGACGGCCTTCATGGCGCCCAACGGCTGGACGGAATCCCTGGCCGCCATCTACCGGGTGGAGGCCGTGCCGTTCCTGGAAGCCGCCGCAGCTCAGGGGCGCCTCAAGATGCGGGAGGCCGTGCCCCCGGAGCGGCAGCGCTTCGAGCCGTACGGTGCGGAAGATGCCCGTGTTTTTTTCAATCTCAACACTCCGCAGGATCTGCAGCGGGCGGCGGCCCACCCGGCGGGCAGCATGGCGCAAGCCGGGCGGGAAATTTGCCGAAATCCCTGACCGGGCTTGAATCTGCGGCTTGCTTGGGATATTATGCACAATATTCTGCAGATCGCTTTCCCTGTTTTCTGCAAACCGGCGGACCTCTGTCATCCCTTGTTTTCCCGGACGAGGAGAAGAATGTTTTTAAGCAAGTTTTTCAAACGCTTTGCCAGTGACAAACAGGGCACTTCCGCGAGCGACGGCAGTCCTGAGCATACCTTTGCTGTCCGCCACCATCGCTTCAAGCTGTTCCTGACGGCCTGGAACAAGTTCCAGGAGAATATGACCTCACTGGAATATACCCTGTGCTGCGACCACCCTTTCGGCCTGCACCGGGTGCGGGCCCTGTGCACCAGCGTGGCCACGCAGGTGTACCAGTGCATCCAGCACCTTGAACGGCTCAACCCTTCCCCGTGCAAGGCGCTGTATGAGCGTTTCGACCATCTGCAGACCGCGGTGGCCAGTGAGGTCTACCCGCATGTGCCGTTGCTGGAGGGGCCGTATGTCATCCCGCTGGCAGAAGCGGGCCGGGCAGCGGAGGCCCATCTGGCCGACAAGTCCACTGCCCGCCTGGGCGAGCTGCGCCGGCAGAACCCCGATGTGGTCCCGGACGGTTTCGTCGTGACGGCCGCGGGCTGCATGAGCCTGTTTGCCGGTACGGGCATGCTGGAAGAGATAAACCGGCGCATACAGGCTGCGGGGGGCTGTCTTCCCGAGACATTGCAGGAGCTTTCGGAAAGCCTGCGCGAGCTGACGGAAAGCACGCCCTTGCCGGAGCGGCTGGTGGAAGAATTTTGTGCCGCACTGGCGGCGCTGCGCAAACGGTGTCCGGGAGAGATGCGCCTGCTGTTCAAGGGACGTTTGTGGCCCTGCATGGATGACGGGGAAGACACGCAGGGCACGGATCCCGGACTGCTGGTCTGGGGGCCCACCGTATCCCTGCACGCCTCCGACATGGACATCCTGGCGTGCCTGCACACGACGCTGGCCCGCAAGCAGCAGGCCCAGGCCCTGGTCTACCGGCGTGCCCGCGGTCTGATGGAAACCAATGCCCGCATCTGCATCACCTGTCTTGCCGTGGAGGAGGGCAGCTTCGGGGGCATGGCGCATACGGCCAATCCCATCGACCTGAAGGGCGGCAACGTCCATATCTATTTTTGCAGCGGCCTGCCGCAGGACATGGAATATTCCCTGGTGCCCGTCAACGTGATGCACGTTTCCCGGACGCCGCCCTACAGGGTCAGTGCCCGATGTATGCATGATGCCGAGGACGGCAGCTCCTTTTCCGACCAGGCCGCTGCGGATGTGACCGCCCTGGCCATGGAGCTGGAAGGCCTTTCCGGCCGCCCCCAGTCCATGGTCTGGCTGCGTACCCCCTCAGGACGGACGCAGGTGGTCATGGCCCGCCCCATGGTCATCAAGGCCCGGACCCGGGAAGAACGCGAGGAAGAGGCCGAGTCCCGCGCGGACGACAGCCTGCCTGCGCCCCTGCTGACCGGCGGCGTCACCACCAGCCGCGGCCGGGCCTGCGGCCCGGTGGTCATCGCCCGTTCGTGGTCCGATGTGCTCGATTTCCCTGACGGCGGCATCCTTGTGGTGCAGCGCGACCTGTACCTGTGGGCTTCGCTGGTGGACAGGGCCGGAGCCATCATCGCCGAGGACGGCCTGCTGGGGTCCCGCCTCTTTTCCCTGGCACGCGAATTCGGCATCCCGGCCATGTTCGGCCTGGCCGGTGCCACGGAAAAGCTGACACCGGGAGAAAAAGTGACGGTCTGCACGGAGATGGGCTGTGTTTTCACCGGCCAGCTGGACGAGCTCCTGGCCCAGGCCCGTCCGCCCCGTGACTACCTGCCCGGCAGCCCCGTCTACCGGGTGCTGCAGCATGCGGCGGAGCATATCCTGCCGCTGACCATCGACGTGGACAGCGTGGACTTCAAGGCAGCCAACTGCCAGACGTATCACGATATCGCCCGTTACTGTCACGAAAAGGCCGTCAGCGCCATGTTCACCCTGGGGTCCGACAAGCAGTATGCGGCCCAGCGCATCAAACAGCTGCGGGACAAGGTCCTCAAGCAGTTCTGGGTCGTGAACCTCAATGACGGTTTCGGCAAGGTCCAGCCAGGGCCGGTCATTGATGTGGAGGACATCACCTCCATCCCCATGCAGGCTATCTGGCGCGGCATGAACGCCTATCCCTGGCAGGGGCCCCCGCCGGTGGACGGCAAGGGCTTCCTTTCCGTGCTGTTCGAGGCTACGGCCAATCCCAATCTGGATCCGGCGGCACAGACAGCCTATTTCACGGAAAAGAACTATTTCATGGTGTCGCGCGATTATTGCAGCCTGCATTCGCGCTTCGGCTTCCATTTCGTGTCCGTGGAATCCCGGCTGGGGGACCGTACGCCGGAAAATTATGTGGCCTTCCAGCTGCGCGGCGGGGCCGCCAACATCGAGCGCCGTATCCTGCGGGTGCGCTTTGTGGCCGATCTGCTGTGGGAATTCGGTCTGACGCCGGTGGTCCGCAACGATGCCGTGACCGCCCGCCTTGAGGGCATGGATATGGAAGAAGGCCAGTGTCTGCTGGCTGTGGCGGGATATCTGACCATCCACACCCGCCAGCTGGACATGATCATGCAGGACAGCGCCAAGGTGGCAGCGACCCGCAAGACCATGCTGAATCATTGCCGTATCCTGCTGACTGGCGGAGACCTTTCCCAGATTTCAGCCAAGGAGGAGTAGATGCCTTCCACACGGGAATACAGACGCATCTTCCGCCGTCTGTTCGTCACGCATCTGGGGCTTGCCCTTTTGCCGCTGGTGGCATTGGGGATCTTCAGCATAGACCGCATCAATTCCATCTATGATGAAAAGATCTCTGCCGGTATCGAAGCCGTGTGCAGCAGTAAGCACCGGGCCCTGGATACCTTTCTGCATGAGCGTGTTTCCCAGATAAAAACACTGGCCTTCACGCATGGCCTTGCCGAATTGCGGGATCCCGACCGTCTGAGCCGCATCTTCACGGTCATGCAGCAGAGCGGACGCTCCTTTGTGGATCTTGGCATCATCGGCATGGACGGCCGTCACATCTCCTATGTGGGGCCGTTCGACCTGCGCGATGCCAATTACGTCAGTGCGCCCTGGTTCACGGAGGTATTGCGCAAGGGCGTGTTCGTCAGCGACGTGTTCATGGGCTTCCGCAATGTGCCGCACTTCATCATCGCCGTCCTGCGTCATGAAGGGGGCGAGAGCTTCATCATGCGCGCCACCATCGACATGGAGGCCATCAACAGCCTGCTGCAGCGCGTCTATTCCGGCGAGCGCAGCGATGCGTTCCTGATAAATGAACAGGGCGTGCTGCAGACGGATTCCCGTGACTACGGCCGCATCATGGAGCAGTTCAATGTCACGCTGCCCAATGTGCTGCGTCAGGGTATCGCCCTGGTGCCCCTGCCGTCCCAGCCGGGGGACAGCGGCAGCAAGGAGCCCCTGGCGGCCATGATGCACCTGGATTCCATGCCGTGGCTGCTGGTGGTGGTGGACGATGTGCGTGAAAGCCTCGCCCCGTTGCACCGTCTGCGCATCTACATCCTGCTTTTCGTGGGCCTGGGCGCCGTACTGGTCACGGTGGGGGCCTTTCTGGGAACGCGGTACATCGTTTCCTGTCTGGCCGCTGCCGACCGCAAGCAGGCCCATATCGACGCCCGCATGCTGCAGTCCAGCAAAATGGCGGCCCTCGGCAAAATGGCCGCGGGCGTGGCCCATGAGGTCAACAACCCCCTCATGCTGATCCAGGAAAACGCCGGCTGGATCCGGGACCTGCTGCAGGATGAGAACCCCGGGAACATGGTCAATTATGACGAGATCATGGAGAGCACGGACAAGATCGAAAAGCATGTGCAGCGGGCCAAGGGGATCACGCAGCGCATGCTGGGCTTTGGCCGGCGCATGAACCCCGGCCGTTCGGAGATCATGGTCAACGTGCTGGTGGATCAGGCGACGGAATTCCTCAAGACCGAGGCCCGCGGCCGCAACATCACCATCACGAAGGATTTTTCTGCCGATGTACCTGTCATCCTTTCCGATTCGGCCCAGCTGGAGCAGGTGTTCATCAACATCATCGACAATGCCATCGATGCCATCGGCAAGAATGGCTCCATCACCGTGCGTACCGAACCCTGGGAAAATGGCGCACGCATCTACTTCAAGGATACGGGGCCGGGCATGGACGAAGAGACCATGCAGCGCATCTTCGATCCTTTCTTCACCACAAAGGCAGTGGGCGAGGGTACAGGGCTTGGCCTGGCCATCTGCTTTACGATTCTGGAAAAACTTGGTGGCCGTATCGAGGTCAGCAGCGTTGTGGGGCAGGGGACGACGTTCTGCATCAGCCTGCCCGCGGAACCGCCGAGCCAACCCCTTGAAACCAGTGAAGACGCTTAGGAGAATGCCATGCACGCACTCTTTGTTGATGATGAAGTGGAATTCCTGCAGCTGATGGAAAAACGTCTTTCCCGTCGCGGCATGACCATCGTGACGGCTCCTGACGGGCAGAGCGCACTGGATATCGTCACGGAGGCCATGAAGCAGCCCGAGACCATGTTTCAGGTGGTGGTCATGGATGTGCGCATGCCCGGTATGGACGGACTGGAAACGCTGCGGCATATGAAAAAGCTCGCCCCCCAGCTGCCGGTCCTGCTGCTGACAGGCCATGCCTCCCTCGGCGTGGCCGTGCAGGGTATGGATCTGGGCGCTTACGACTACATGCTGAAGCCCGTGGCCATCAACGAGCTGATCATCAAGATGGAGGAGGCGGTTCGCGCCGCTGCGTGATATGTCCATATTCACACGACTGCGACACTTGCTGGGCGGGCAGAAAGAGCTGAGCCCCGAGGATCTGGCACACGAGGAAGAGCTGAAAAAGCAGCTCCGCGAGCGTTGCGCCCGTTTCCGTCGCCTGCTGTCCTCCAACAAGAACGCGCTCGAAATCATGAGCGAAGTGGAAGAAGCCCTGGCCGGTTCGCATCCCTTCGGCATGAGTTATGTTCGCGGTGCCGGTACGCGGGCGGCGACGGCCGTATACCAGATGGTGCGCGAGCTGAATGCGCTTTCCGACAACCAGTACGAAGATCTGCAGGCCGCCTTCAATGACATCAGCGGCCGCATCACCGGCGTGCTGGAACGGAAGAGCCTGGTCACGGACGGCCCCCTGCTGCTGCCCCTGCCGGACATCCGCCTGGGGGACATGCCGCAGGTCGGCGGCAAGATGGCCAATCTTGGCGAAGTGTCCGCCAATGTGGGGCTGGCCGTGCCGGACGGCTTTGCCGTGACGGTCAATGCCTATCATGCCTTCATGGAATACAATGGCTTGCGCGACGAGATATCCCGCCGCATCCAGAGCGCGGACATGGAGAGCATGGATGACCTGTTCAGTCTGTCGGCCGCATTGCAGCAGTGCATCCTTAACGCGCCCTTGCCGCCGCAGCTGGAACAGGCCATTGAAGCGGCCGTGGCGGGCATGGTGGAACGCTGCGGCAGCGAACTGCGCCTTGCCCTGCGCAGCAGCGCCGTGGGCGAGGATGCCCTGGGCGTGACCTTCGCCGGGCAGTACCGGTCTGAACTCAATGTCCTGCCTGAAGAAGCCTGCGAGGTCTGGAAGGAGATCGTGGCCAGCAAATATGCCGTCACGGCCATGAGCTACCGTTTCCAGCGCGGCATCCCGGATGAGGCGGCCCCCATGAGTGTGGGCGTGCTCAGCATGGTGCAGGCACTGGCCGGCGGCGTGGCCTACAGCCGTGATCCCGTGGCCAGCCGGCAGGGACGGGGCCAGGTGACGCTCAATGCCGTCCCCGGGCTGCCCCAGGCCGTGGTGGACGGGGCCGTCACACCCGACGTGTTCGCCTTCAGCCGTCAGAATCCGCCGGAATTGCTCGAAAAGCACATCGCGCACAAGGCCTTTCGCCTGGATTGTGCTCCTGAGGCGCTACAGGGCGTCGTCCGTTCCGATCTGGAAGGCGAGGCAGCTGTCCGTCCCAGTCTGACGGATGCCCAGGCCCGCGAGCTGGCGCAGGTGGCCCTGGCGCTGGAAGAATTCTACAACGAGCCGCAGGACGTGGAATGGGCGCTGGAGCCCTATGAAGGCAACACGCGCATCGTGGTCCTGCAAAGCCGTCCGCTGTTCGAAAGCGTGTCCGACCAGGCGGCGGAGCCCCCGGCGGCAGTGGCAGGGGACGATCTTCCGGGAGATCTGCCCGTCCTGGCCCAGGGGGGGATGGCCGTCAGTTCCGGGGTCGCCGTGGGGCCCGTTTTCGTGGCCCGCAAGGATGCGGACATGCTTTCTTTCCCGCGGGGCGGCATCCTGGTCATCGAGCGGGCCCAGCCCCGCTGGGCCACGCTGCTTTCCCGGGCTGCGGGCCTGATCAGCGAAACGGGCGGCATGGCCGGCCATCTGGCCTCTGTGGCGCGGGAATACAAGCTCCCGGCCTTGTTCAGCCTGAAGAATGCCGGCCGTTTGCTGGAAAACGCCGGTGAGGTCACGCTGCTGGCCGACCGGGGCACGGTGCTGGCCGGCAGCCATCCCGAACTGATCCCGGCGGGGACGACGCCTCCCAACCTCATGGCCGGGAGCCCTGTCTATCAGCGCCTCAAGGAACTGGCGGCCCTGATGACGCCCCTGCACCTGCTGGATCCTGATTCGCCGGATTTTTCACCGGCCAACTGCACCAGCCTGCACGACATCACGCGTTTCTGCCATGAAAAGGCCGTGGGCCTCATGTTCGACAGCGAGGCGGCCCTCAGCCGTAACATGGGCAAACAGCTCAAGGTGGGTGTCAAGCTGCAGTACTGGGTCATCGACATGGATGACGGCTTCAAGCGCAGCATCAGCGGGCCGCTGGTGGAGCTGGGGGATATTGCCTGCAAGCCCATGCTCGCCTTGTGGAACGGCATGGTGGCCGTGCCCTGGGCCGGGCCGCCGGCGACCAGCGCCTCGGGCTTCATGAGCGTCGTGTTCGAGAGCACCATGAACCGCGAGCTGGAAAGTACGGCGCCCACGGCCATGGCTGACAAGAACTTCTTCATCATCGCCTCGCGCTATATGATCCTGCAGGCCCGGTACGGCTATCATTTCTGCACGGTGGAATGCCTTGCGGGCGAGAATGAACACGAGAACTTCGTCAGCTTCCAGTTCAAGGGCGGGGCAGCGGATGTCAGCCGCCGCATCCTGCGCGCCAGGATGCTGGCCGATTTGCTGGAGACCCACGGTTTCCGCGTGGACATCAAGAACGACTCGATGTTTGCCGTGGCGGAGGCGTACAACGCCGAAGAGACCCTGCGCCGGACGCGCCTGATCGGCTACCTGCTCATCCATAGCCGCCAGGTGGACATGATCATGAAGGATACCGTGCGTGCGGCGGCCCTCAAGGAAAAGCTGGCCGGCGACATGGCAGCGCTGATGGCAAAGCCCTTGCAGTTCAGCTGATCCGCGAGTGCGGTTGACACGCATACGACGTTATATTAGAAGACGGCATGCCTTTTCCGCTCTGGAAAAGACAGCCCGGGCAGTTAGCTCAGCTGGTTGAGCACCGCCCTTACAAGGCGGGGGCCACAGGTTCAAGTCCTGTACTGCCCACCAAATCACGAGAGCGAGGGGGTATATGCAAAAATATCTCCTGATCATGAAAGTCGTTTAGACGTGTGTTACATCATGTGCTAAATCGCTTTTTTATTGCCGGCCGGGAAGGGGATGCCCCTCCCGGCCTTTCTTGTTGCATCGAAGCGGTCAAAGGTCCTAGCAAGATCAAGGTCGCATGTGCTCTTGAATAAGTTTGCGGCGCTACTGGCAGCAATTTGCGCGCGTATCGGCAGTGGAACAGCAAAAGGCGGGGCGGTTTTTTCCCGCCTTTTTTGTTAGTCCGGTTGTCGTTTGGGGGATGGCACAACCGGCATGCGCAGGCACTGGCCCCGGTCCGTTTTCAGGAAGCGGATATACTTGGGCTGCCGTGCCCGGTCAGTGCTGCCCACCTTGCGGCCAGGAGGCAAATGTCACTTTCTGTGGAGGCGGGAATCCGTTTTTCCTCTGTCGGTATCTGCAAGGGCCTGCAGTCTGACACGGTACCTGCTGGGGGCCATTCGCGATTTTTCCCTTATGGTTGCAGGCAGCAAGGCCAGCAGGCTTCGTTCCTGACGATAACATTTTATCTTCAGCAAGTCATAGTATTCGCCCCTCTGGGATACAGCACCTGGACATGGCTTGCCCGGGGAGGGGGGAGGGTCCAGCCTGGTGGCATGGGCTGAACGGCAGTGATTTTTTATTGTAGGAAAATTTTGCTTTTTTTCTATTTTCGTACTATCAAACCAAACACAGGCGGGCATGCCGTGTCCATACGAGGCGAGATGGAGCGGGTAGGGCAGGCTATCCGTCTTTTTTTCAGCTGGATAGCTGCGGGGGAAATGGCCGGGGCGTCTGCGCTGCCTGCTGCCGTGGCCGCGCGAGGCTGTTCTGTTGCAAGTCCCGGCCGGAAGAGGTCAGCAGACCTTTGTGTCACAGGAGTTTCCTTCACGGATGGCCGCCAGAGCCTGTTCAGATCGCTAACATGCTATCCCATCCATTTTTTTGTTTTTCAGATACTTCCCTGAAAAGGTGAAGCGTCATGCCGCCACGGCGACAGAATGGAGTTTTTATGGAAAGAAAGTTCCCCTATTTGTGCAAACCCATCACCATCGGGCGTGTCACGTTCCGCAACCGCATGTTTTCCGCTCCCATGGGTGGTACGGACATCACCAACGACGGCTGCATCGGCCCCAAGTCCACCGCCTTTTATGAGCTGCGGGCCAAGGGCGGCGCCGGTGCCGTCACCATCAGCGAATGCATGGTGCATCCGAAGACCGACGGCAGCCATGCCTATCATCTGGATACGGCCATTTTGAATTCTCTGGCCTCCTTCACCTACACGGCGGACGCCATTCGTCGGCATGGCGCCATCCCCAGTGTGGAGCTTTCGCATTCCGGCATGTATTCCGGTACCTACATGACGGACAAGAGCCGCCAGCACGGCCTTGCCCAGTGGGGACCTTCGGCCTGTGTGCGTCCCGACGGTGTGGAAGTAGGCGAACTGACCCATGAGATGATCGACGAGATCGTGGCCGCTTACGGTCAGGTCGCCGGTCTGGCCAAACGTGCGGGCTTTGAGATGATCATGGTTCACGGCGGGCATGGCTGGCTCATCAACCAGTTTTTGTCGCCCTGGTTCAACCACCGGACGGACGAATACGGGGGCAGCATCGAGAACCGTTGCCGCTTTGCCCGCCGGGTGCTCCAGTCCGTGCGCGAGGCCGTGGGCCCCGGTTTCCCCATCGAATTCCGCATGAGCGGTTCCGAGCTGTTCGAGGGCGGCTATACGCTGGAAGACGGCATCGCCATCGCCAGGGAGCTGGAAGATGGCATCGACCTTTTGCATGTTTCCGCCGGTACGTACCAGCGTGGCTTTGGCGACACGCATCCTTCCATGTTCAAGGAGCATGGCTGCAACGTCTATCTGGCGGCGGAGATCAAAAAGCATGTCTCCATCCCCGTGGCCACCATCGGCGGCCTGAACGATCCTGCCCAGATGGAGGAGATCATCAAGTCCGGCAAGGCCGACGTGGTCTATATGGCGCGTGCGCTGCTGGCCGATCCTTTCCTGCCGGAAAAGGTCATGGCCAACCGGGACGAGGAGATCGTCCGCTGCCTGCGCTGCTTTACCTGCATGGCTGAA
This is a stretch of genomic DNA from Desulfovibrio piger. It encodes these proteins:
- a CDS encoding metal ABC transporter ATP-binding protein, whose amino-acid sequence is MPSPADQAAAITIAHVDVRRGDLHILQDISAAIPQGSSTVLVGPNGAGKSTLLHCIIDEIAYTGEIRMQGRNGRPRLAYVPQNLQMDSALPLTVAEFLSLGHQRRPLWLGIKGSASRRARTALAPVHAEHLIRRRMSDLSGGELRRVLLAAALAREPEILLLDEPAAGVDFQGERLFWEVLDAARRQQGFTQLMVTHNLPLAAHYADHVIGLNKKIIAQGPPQQTLLAPTLMKLFGVPIHLYPNQCEHPEAACDKCGALCHALRMAPSGRKDRGQRHA
- a CDS encoding metal ABC transporter substrate-binding protein: MHALAPRHSSRTAASLLILALLSLLGLPAQAASRPVHVLATTYPVWQLARPLVAGLENVRLDLLIPAATGCPHDYAPTPADLTKVATADVILMNGLGLEAAFAPALAQADARKADCSQGIALLAGRSGHEEEGHDHPHDANPHIFTSPAAAAQMAGSMAEVLIRACPKQTATIRTNAAALQKNLLDLEKRLAALGAAHPGACVLLQHDSLAYMMRSAGLHVMDVLQENEEQAPSAARLLECIDHIRKERPVLLIGEPQFSPRPLETLAAETGIPVIRLDSVASGPENAPADYFEQQMRNNCQILEDALSR
- the mobA gene encoding molybdenum cofactor guanylyltransferase is translated as MVRIAGVVLAGGRSRRMGRDKSLLRLGGERAPTLLERSLAVLRPLCAPVWVSCRTGQTFAGQCCVQDILPVSGPICGVHAALVRARAGGIPAVLVLSCDMPFMHTAMLRRLVTAAAASPPEALMTAFMAPNGWTESLAAIYRVEAVPFLEAAAAQGRLKMREAVPPERQRFEPYGAEDARVFFNLNTPQDLQRAAAHPAGSMAQAGREICRNP
- a CDS encoding PEP/pyruvate-binding domain-containing protein, whose product is MFLSKFFKRFASDKQGTSASDGSPEHTFAVRHHRFKLFLTAWNKFQENMTSLEYTLCCDHPFGLHRVRALCTSVATQVYQCIQHLERLNPSPCKALYERFDHLQTAVASEVYPHVPLLEGPYVIPLAEAGRAAEAHLADKSTARLGELRRQNPDVVPDGFVVTAAGCMSLFAGTGMLEEINRRIQAAGGCLPETLQELSESLRELTESTPLPERLVEEFCAALAALRKRCPGEMRLLFKGRLWPCMDDGEDTQGTDPGLLVWGPTVSLHASDMDILACLHTTLARKQQAQALVYRRARGLMETNARICITCLAVEEGSFGGMAHTANPIDLKGGNVHIYFCSGLPQDMEYSLVPVNVMHVSRTPPYRVSARCMHDAEDGSSFSDQAAADVTALAMELEGLSGRPQSMVWLRTPSGRTQVVMARPMVIKARTREEREEEAESRADDSLPAPLLTGGVTTSRGRACGPVVIARSWSDVLDFPDGGILVVQRDLYLWASLVDRAGAIIAEDGLLGSRLFSLAREFGIPAMFGLAGATEKLTPGEKVTVCTEMGCVFTGQLDELLAQARPPRDYLPGSPVYRVLQHAAEHILPLTIDVDSVDFKAANCQTYHDIARYCHEKAVSAMFTLGSDKQYAAQRIKQLRDKVLKQFWVVNLNDGFGKVQPGPVIDVEDITSIPMQAIWRGMNAYPWQGPPPVDGKGFLSVLFEATANPNLDPAAQTAYFTEKNYFMVSRDYCSLHSRFGFHFVSVESRLGDRTPENYVAFQLRGGAANIERRILRVRFVADLLWEFGLTPVVRNDAVTARLEGMDMEEGQCLLAVAGYLTIHTRQLDMIMQDSAKVAATRKTMLNHCRILLTGGDLSQISAKEE
- a CDS encoding sensor histidine kinase → MPSTREYRRIFRRLFVTHLGLALLPLVALGIFSIDRINSIYDEKISAGIEAVCSSKHRALDTFLHERVSQIKTLAFTHGLAELRDPDRLSRIFTVMQQSGRSFVDLGIIGMDGRHISYVGPFDLRDANYVSAPWFTEVLRKGVFVSDVFMGFRNVPHFIIAVLRHEGGESFIMRATIDMEAINSLLQRVYSGERSDAFLINEQGVLQTDSRDYGRIMEQFNVTLPNVLRQGIALVPLPSQPGDSGSKEPLAAMMHLDSMPWLLVVVDDVRESLAPLHRLRIYILLFVGLGAVLVTVGAFLGTRYIVSCLAAADRKQAHIDARMLQSSKMAALGKMAAGVAHEVNNPLMLIQENAGWIRDLLQDENPGNMVNYDEIMESTDKIEKHVQRAKGITQRMLGFGRRMNPGRSEIMVNVLVDQATEFLKTEARGRNITITKDFSADVPVILSDSAQLEQVFINIIDNAIDAIGKNGSITVRTEPWENGARIYFKDTGPGMDEETMQRIFDPFFTTKAVGEGTGLGLAICFTILEKLGGRIEVSSVVGQGTTFCISLPAEPPSQPLETSEDA
- a CDS encoding response regulator; its protein translation is MHALFVDDEVEFLQLMEKRLSRRGMTIVTAPDGQSALDIVTEAMKQPETMFQVVVMDVRMPGMDGLETLRHMKKLAPQLPVLLLTGHASLGVAVQGMDLGAYDYMLKPVAINELIIKMEEAVRAAA